The DNA window tgttCAATGGATAAACaggtatttgtttttgtaatttttgttattttaacttgttatataaattttagtgaAGTTTTCACTATTATGTTGGTTGAttacaattaatttttcatattatttataggtacttcaaattcataaagatgtaaattttaaaaaaaatattgaagacttttgtttttgtaagttgtagagtaattttttataacaatttatataagaGCATAGTTATAATAGAAATCTCAATTGACTCAAAATGTCAGGAACATGATTGCTTTTCTAGGTGTCAACGGTGTATTGCTCTCTTTGCTCAGGTTTTCTCACATCCTTTTTCTCTCCTTTGACGTATATTTAATATAGTTGATCTTTATGGTTCAGAATCGATCAagtataattatcattaatgctatattgatattaagatttgagataatttatgtatcaatatttgtaaaatgaatattatatagttgatttttatggttcaaaatcaaataaatagagTGATCATGAAGGATATACTGATATTAggatttgatattatttatgtatcaaTATGCTTAAAAGGAATATTATATAGTTGATATTTGTGGTTCAGAATCGATTAAATAGAATGATCTAATAGTTGTGTAAGATTTGTgcataattctcttttgttttTGGTTTAGGTGGATGAGTAGATCCAATTTGTGTGTTGTAAGGAGGATTCATTTTCTAGGTGTCAACGGTGTATTGCTCTCTTTGCTCAGGTTTTTCACATCCCTTTTCTCTCCTTTGACGTATATTTAATATAGTTGATCTTTATGGTTCAGAATCAATCAagtataattatcattaatgctatattgatattaagatttgagataatttatgtatcaatatttgtaaaatgaatattatattgttgatttttatggttcaaaatcaaataaatagagTGATCATGAAGGATATACTGATATTAggatttgatattatttatgtatcaaTATGTTTTCAGAATCGATTAAATAGAATGATCTAATAGTTGTGTAAGATTTGTgcataattctcttttgttttTGGTTCAGGTGGATGAAGTAGATCCAATTTGTGTGCTGTAAGGAGGATTCATTTTCTAGGGTTGTGATATAATTACTGTAGATTCATTCTCTTTCGATTTTCTTTTTGTAGTAAGGAAATAGTTGTGATATAATTACTGTTCAATGGTAAGTTAGGAAATGGTTTATTATTaccttaaaacaaaatattttataatattctatgtttggtttatgttttaaaaatattatttattttgttttaatattttaaaaattgacattACAAATAGGTTACTCAATGGTGAGGGTAAGAGTTGTCATGACAGAACATTCTATGACGACGGTAAGAGTGGTCGTCATAGAGTCTTTAATAGCGACAGTAAGAGTGGCCGTGATAAAGTTCTTTATGGCGACGACAAAAGTGGTCGTCATAGAGTCTTCTATGGCGACGGTAAGAGTGGTCGTGATAGAGTCCTAGATGGCGACGGTAAGAGTGGTCGTGATAGAGTCTTATATGGCGACGGTAAGAGTGGTCGTGATAGAGTCCTATATGGCGACCGTAAGAGTTGTCGTGATAGAGTTCTATATGGCGACGGTAAGAGTGGTCATGATAGAGTCCTATATAGCGACGGTAAGAGTGGTCGTTATAGACTATTCTATGGCGACGGTGAAAGTCGTCGGCATAGAGGGCTTTATGGCGACGGTACTAAATTGGTCGCTGTATGTGTATTTGGGCAATAACGACAAGGGCAATGCCGACGACTGACGACTGCTTTTTCACTGTCCCAAATTATTTATAGCGACGACTTATATCCCAATACCGACGACTCCTACTGTCGTTATTGagcctttttttactagtgttggGACTCCAAAGAACTCCATATAGTATACTAGAGAATTAGCATTGATAGAAGAAAATTGCTTTTGTATGTGGTGggagagacgttgtaagggatGAGAATAACTGGTCAAATGTTGTATGATGTTTTCCGCTAGCAAAGGGTTGAAAACCATCACTTGCTaaaccaagtcgcacatttcgaggttCTACTGAGAAATCtgggtacaagttatcaaagatattccatgtcattgaattagcaggatgcctcaatacatcatcttcgggattgttatctttatgccaaATCATGCGTGgagcagttttggaacacatgtataatTTTTGTaacctcggttttaatggaaaatatcGCAGCACCTTATTGGGTATAAACTTGTCATTCACCTTCGTTCGAATTGCACCACTAGATTTATTGATATTCCATCTAGAAAACCCACAAATTTTACATTGCTGCAAATCCTTATCctctttacgaaaaagcatgcaatcattcttacacgcgtcAATTTGTTTGTACGATAGACCCATGTCtgtaatgaatttcttgcactcataatacgaatttgtgcaatcattcttacacgcgtcAATTTGTTCGTACGATAGACCCATGTCTataatgaatttcttgcactcataatacgaattTGGTAGTTGATTATGAACTTGTAGTATTTActccttcaataaactcaacaacaaatcaaatgacgtgtttgtccactaacctacattctttatgtgaataAGTTTAAGACGAGAtgaggctttggaaatgcgagaaccttcatacaaagaGAGTTTTGAatcgtccaacaatttgtaaaatgtCTTACCATTATCAATGAGATGCTCATTTTCACACGGATGTTCATTATCAGTGTCGacattagggtacaaatcagcaataatatcttccattagatgatcttCACAAACGTCAACAGGTTCGTCTTCCATGATATTACTCTTGTTATTTGGTGCTACATTGAACGGTTCGTATTCAAACTCATCTTCCTCCACATACTCACTAACATCATTTACATTCTGAAGTTTAATTCTCTTTTCAtcgtgaaaataccaaaaaccataattttgtcttatgCCGAATAC is part of the Impatiens glandulifera chromosome 1, dImpGla2.1, whole genome shotgun sequence genome and encodes:
- the LOC124939524 gene encoding uncharacterized protein LOC124939524, producing the protein MVRSGRHRVFNSDSKSGRDKVLYGDDKSGRHRVFYGDGKSGRDRVLDGDGKSGRDRVLYGDGKSGRDRVLYGDRKSCRDRVLYGDGKSGHDRVLYSDGKSGRYRLFYGDGESRRHRGLYGDGTKLVAVCVFGQ